From the Phyllobacterium sp. T1293 genome, the window ACGCTCGACAGCAGCCGGATCGACTTCAGCCGCAGTCAGGGCCAGCGGGTTGGTCGCAGCAACGTGCATGGCAACCTGACGGCCAAATGCGTTTGCAGCATCTGCGTTACCAGATGTTTCGATGGCAACCAGAACGCCGAGCTTGCCGAGACCATCGGAAACGCCGTTATGGATATAGGTAGCCACAACGCCTTCATTGACGCTGAGCGCTGCCGAACGGCGGAACGACAGGTTTTCACCGATCGTGCCAACAGCATCCTTGATGGTGTCAACAACGGATTTGCCTGTCGACGGATAGGTTGCGGCGGCAACAGTTGCCGTCACGCCATCAGTGCCAAGCGCAACGTTGGCAACATTGCGAACGATGTCCTGAAACGCGTCATTGCGGGCAACGAAGTCTGTCTCGGAGTTGACTTCCACAACAACCGACTTCTTGCCGTTTGTTGCAACGCCAACCAGACCTTCAGCAGCCGTACGGCCAGCCTTCTTGTCAGCCTTCGAAATACCCTTGGCACGCAGCCAGTCAACAGCAGCTTCCATGTCGCCATTGGTTTCAGTCAGGGCTGCCTTGCAGTCCATCATGCCAGCGCCGCTGATTTCGCGGAGTTCTTTTACCTGTGATGCAGAAATGCTCATTATGTCGCCTCTTCTCAAAGCGAAGGCATACTGGGGAAACCAGCATGCCAACTTTGCGGCGCGTCATGCGCCAATACAATTGTTTTTAGTCACCCGTTACGACGGGTATATGAAGCCTCAAGCGGAGGCTTCACCGTCCTGTGCAGGAGCCTGTGCTGGCTCTTCGAGAGCTGGCTCAACAGGAGCTTCTTCCTGAGCGCCGATATCGATGCCCATGGAGCCCTGCTGACGCAGAATGCCGTCGAGTGCAGCCTTGGCAACCAGATCGCAATAGAGCGAGATAGCGCGCGAGGCATCGTCGTTGCCAGGAATCGGGAAATCGATCTGGTCTGGATCGCAGTTGGAATCGATAACAGCAACAACTGGAATACCAAGACGCTTGGCTTCCTGAATCGCAATCGCTTCCTTGTTGGTGTCAACGATGAAGATCAGATCCGGGATCGAACCCATGTTCTTGATACCGCCGAGAGCGCGGTTGAGCTTCTCGCGTTCACGATCGAGGTTCAGGCGCTCCTTCTTGGTGAAGCCCTGTGCATCGCCAGAAAGAAGTTCGTCCAGCTTGCGCAGACGCTGAATGGAGTTCGAAATCGTCTTCCAGTTGGTCATCATGCCGCCGAGCCAGCGGGCATTGACGTAATACTGGGCCGAACGGGTTGCCGCATCGGCAATGATATCGGAAGCCTGACGCTTGGTGCCGACGAACAGAACGCGGCCGCCACGGGCTACGGTGTCGGAAACCTTCTGCAGCGCGCGGTGAAGCAGCGGAACAGTCTGGGCCAGATCGAGAATGTGAATGTTGTTGCGGTCACCATAAATGTATGGTGCCATTTTCGGGTTCCAGCGATGTGTCTGGTGGCCGAAGTGAACGCCAGCTTCGAGGAGCTGACGCATGCTGAAATCAGGCAATGCCATCTCTTAGTTTTCCTTTTCCGGTTTAACCTCCACAGGAAAGAGGCGGGAAACCCGCCACCGGAGGCCATATCGGATTTCTCCCGATATCAACCCAAATCCCGTGTGTGGAATGAAGCGGCTGTTAATCGATATTCCCGGCAAACGCAAGAGCAAGCGCGAGAAAAGGCGATTTTAGCCACTTTGGGCGCTGTTGCCATGGCTTACGACTATCGTTCAATATTCCATCTCAGGATTGTTCGCTATTCTTTTGCAAATCACAGTTGGGGAGATTCTTTGATCGACGCCATGGGCCGTGAGGCCTATTTGATTATATGAAGCCGGATATCAGCGGTTGTGGGGAGTAGGTTGCAAGAAGGTTGTCAGTG encodes:
- the tsf gene encoding translation elongation factor Ts, with the translated sequence MSISASQVKELREISGAGMMDCKAALTETNGDMEAAVDWLRAKGISKADKKAGRTAAEGLVGVATNGKKSVVVEVNSETDFVARNDAFQDIVRNVANVALGTDGVTATVAAATYPSTGKSVVDTIKDAVGTIGENLSFRRSAALSVNEGVVATYIHNGVSDGLGKLGVLVAIETSGNADAANAFGRQVAMHVAATNPLALTAAEVDPAAVEREKAVFTESARQSGKPENIIEKMVEGRLRKFYEEVVLLSQAFVINPDLTVEAALKDAEKAIGARAKITAFVRFALGEGIEKEETDFAAEVAAAVKK
- the rpsB gene encoding 30S ribosomal protein S2, which translates into the protein MALPDFSMRQLLEAGVHFGHQTHRWNPKMAPYIYGDRNNIHILDLAQTVPLLHRALQKVSDTVARGGRVLFVGTKRQASDIIADAATRSAQYYVNARWLGGMMTNWKTISNSIQRLRKLDELLSGDAQGFTKKERLNLDREREKLNRALGGIKNMGSIPDLIFIVDTNKEAIAIQEAKRLGIPVVAVIDSNCDPDQIDFPIPGNDDASRAISLYCDLVAKAALDGILRQQGSMGIDIGAQEEAPVEPALEEPAQAPAQDGEASA